The proteins below are encoded in one region of Phaeodactylum tricornutum CCAP 1055/1 chromosome 3, complete sequence:
- a CDS encoding predicted protein, giving the protein MEGDGSPSNDKNKDSKEEDDPSKKKKKRFEPRAATRQGRRRRRKGPSGLNKTPTILPNSKCKLRLLKLDRVKDFLLLEEEFIRNHQALTATNPNSSLQDRDKEERENLEELRGTPLGVGSLEEIIDDNHAI; this is encoded by the coding sequence ATGGAAGGAGACGGATCTCCTTcgaacgacaaaaacaaGGACTCGAAGGAGGAGGACGACCcgagcaagaagaagaaaaagcgctTCGAGCCACGCGCCGCGACTCGTCAAggtcgtcggcgtcgtcggaAGGGTCCTTCCGGTCTCAACAAGACACCAACTATTCTTCCGAATTCCAAATGTAAACTGCGTTTGCTAAAGCTCGATCGCGTCAAGGATTTCCTGCTGCTCGAGGAAGAATTTATCCGCAATCACCAAGCCCTCACGGCAACGAACCCCAATTCGTCTTTGCAGGATCGCGATAAGGAAGAACGGGAGAATCTGGAAGAACTCCGCGGGACGCCACTCGGCGTGGGATCGCTCGAAGAAATTATCGACGACAATCACGCCATT
- a CDS encoding predicted protein, with protein MSVVGILADDEDPMVSVMKVEKAPLETYADIGGLESQIQEIKEAVELPLAHPELYEDIGIKPPKGVILYGEPGTGKTLLAKAVANQTSATFLRVVGSELIQKYLGDGPKLVRELFRVADDLSPTIVFIDEIDAVGSKRYDSGSGGTREIQRTMLELLNQLDGFDERGDVKVIMATNRIESLDPALIRPGRIDRKIEFPLPDVVTKRHIFNIHTNKMTLSADVDLEKFVMSKDDLSGADIKAVCTEAGMLALRERRMKVCQDDFVKAKEKALYRKKGNTPEGLYL; from the coding sequence ATGAGCGTCGTTGGTATACTCGCCGATGACGAAGATCCCATGGTTTCCGTCATGAAGGTAGAAAAGGCTCCGTTGGAGACTTATGCGGACATTGGCGGTCTAGAGTCGCAAATtcaagaaatcaaagaagCCGTGGAACTGCCCCTGGCGCATCCCGAATTGTACGAAGACATTGGGATTAAACCACCAAAGGGTGTCATTTTGTACGGAGAACCCGGGACGGGGAAGACGCTGCTCGCCAAGGCCGTGGCCAATCAAACCTCCGCCACATTTTTGCGCGTCGTCGGCTCGGAACTTATCCAAAAATACCTCGGCGACGGACCCAAGCTGGTCCGGGAACTGTTCCGCGTTGCGGACGACTTGTCCCCGACAATTGTCTTTATCGACGAAATTGATGCCGTTGGTTCCAAGCGCTACGACTCCGGTTCCGGTGGAACGCGCGAAATCCAACGTACCATGCTCGAGTTGCTGAACCAACTGGATGGCTTTGACGAACGAGGGGACGTTAAGGTGATTATGGCCACCAACCGTATCGAAAGTCTAGACCCAGCATTGATTCGACCCGGACGAATCGACCGTAAAATTGAATTCCCGTTACCCGACGTGGTCACGAAACGACACATTTTCAATATCCACACGAACAAAATGACACTCTCCGCGGACGTGGATCTGGAAAAATTCGTCATGTCGAAGGACGATTTGAGCGGCGCCGATATCAAAGCGGTTTGTACAGAAGCAGGTATGCTTGCCCTGCGGGAACGAAGGATGAAGGTCTGTCAAGACGACTTTGTCAAGGCGAAAGAGAAAGCGCTGTATCGGAAAAAGGGCAACACTCCGGAAGGATTATATCTTTAA
- a CDS encoding predicted protein — protein MSQNQGVRRTFSSRSNSNAGGQDSNLLAKTDAVDEGHLSKGFSAASTLSARNNSVNMPLPTLPALADSFEPAQCDGKNPATSQITGRAGPSWFVIQVTLLASLGGILFGYDLGVISGALPQLTSYFDLQSAQQEIVVSVLYVGGGFGAALGGALCDTYGRKSTILVTDVLFLLGAIILYAAASYGMIICGRIVVGFAIAVSGIADVSYLHEIAPIQYRGSIVSVNEACIALGFLLAFGVGGWMSREETNNEGWRGMFGISGVVAFIQLIGMWTMPESPTWLKDRGLHRESEAVLRRIYPEPFVSNFVHSDANSAFAVTSMHTYRRQVYIALFLAVCQQLCGQTNVLSYAPLIFAGGNASKSGDFVRGWATLSIGIVKFAVSCVVIWKVDALGRRHLLLAGLGVVAVGLLFLSGDEPTTTLIDEGDRAFSLALPGVLLVVTGYSMSFGPLTWLLTSELFPTDIRGRALGASTIITYFCAWVVTSTFLSAQEWLGASTVFTMYFLVTVAGFLFAIKAIPDTGEKSTREIDDSLDQMAWWRPRRNDVSRT, from the exons ATGAGCCAAAACCAAGGAGTACGGAGAACGTTTTCGTCTCGATCGAATTCGAACGCTGGCGGACAAGACAGCAATCTTTTAGCAAAGACGGACGCTGTGGACGAAGGGCATCTATCCAAAGGATTTTCGGCAGCCTCGACACTCTCGGCACGAAACAATAGTGTGAATATGCCTCTCCCAACCTTGCCGGCCTTAGCCGACAGCTTTGAACCGGCTCAATGCGACGGAAAGAACCCTGCCACTTCGCAGATAACAGGACGAGCCGGTCCCTCGTGGTTTGTCATTCAAGTAACTTTATTGGCCAGTTTGGGTGGTATACTCTTTGGATACGATTTGGGTGTTATATCTGGAGCCCTTCCACAATTGACATCCTACTTTGACCTACAAAGCGCGCAACAAGAAATCGTAGTTTCCGTCTTGTACGTTGGTGGAGGATTCGGCGCCGCCTTGGGAGGAGCTCTCTGCGATACCTACGGACGCAAAAGTACTATTCTTGTCACGGATGTATTGTTCCTGTTGGGGGCAATAATACTGTACGCGGCAGCCTCGTACGGGATGATAATTTGTGGGAGAATTGTTGTGGGATTCGCCATTGCTGTCTCAGGGATTGCCGATGTTTCGTACCTTCATGAAATTGCACCAATACAGTACCGTGGCTCGATTGTTTCCGTTAACGAAGCTTGCATTGCACTGGGGTTCTTACTTGCATTTGGTGTCGGTGGATGGATGTCTCGAGAGGAAACCAATAACGAGGGATGGCGAGGTATGTTTGGGATAAGTGGTGTGGTTGCCTTTATCCAGCTCATCGGAATGTGGACCATGCCGGAATCGCCCACATGGCTAAAGGATCGGGGATTACATCGAGAAAGTGAGGCAGTGTTGCGGCGCATTTATCCGGAACCATTTGTTTCCAATTTCGTCCATAGTGACGCCAATTCTG CATTCGCCGTGACTTCCATGCATACCTACCGAAGGCAAGTCTACATTGCCCTTTTCTTAGCAGTCTGTCAACAGCTATGTGGCCAAACGAACGTGCTTAGCTATGCACCCTTGATCTTCGCTGGAGGAAACGCATCGAAAAGCGGAGATTTCGTCCGAGGATGGGCGACCCTTTCGATAGGCATCGTCAAATTTGCCGTTTCGTGTGTAGTCATCTGGAAAGTTGATGCGCTGGGACGACGACATTTACTACTAGCTGGATTGGGAGTGGTCGCAGTGGGTTTGCTTTTCTTGA GCGGCGATGAGCCGACCACTACCTTGATTGACGAAGGCGACCGTGCCTTCTCACTCGCCTTACCAGGCGTATTGCTTGTTGTAACAGGATATTCCATGTCCTTTGGGCCGCTCACATGGCTGCTAACATCGGAACTATTTCCGACCGATATTCGAGGACGAGCTTTAGGAGCAAGTACGATCATCACTTACTTTTGTGCATGGGTCGTGACGAGCACTTTTTTATCCGCGCAAGAATGGCTGGGTGCTAGCACCGTCTTCACGATGTATTTTCTCGTTACAGTGGCAGGATTCCTCTTTGCGATAAAGGCAATTCCGGATACCGGCGAGAAAAGCACCAGAGAGATCGATGACAGTTTGGATCAAATGGCGTGGTGGCGTCCGCGGAGAAATGACGTCTCGCGCACT
- a CDS encoding predicted protein gives MAAPANANETLSIPEMPLSPHKIRDTTIEHSEKEKMFSLSVLRQSANLPTRPDCSSTDSMSRRKKLVFESPRLEQDDGDIFPSSQGTATQWHNADERYRYISQQAGTQIQNDVWQVPPRLLQHSDPQVLQRGMPQHVASRIRTLYLCAPNSAIPNDSLLTWLDTVQTVFVNLDHLHVGQATDAAIKEDSGMLNVDATNLDNEERMRRSTLTTKQRSQLRRLYILCHMPCLKSIDGVSVTFTERVLSRPAGAPRSELSIKSLETSNELNLNMSLFDGQDELDEEQDTPFLKEQGIEASLSGVKSQVGCSPTSLGLNFKKNVLDNLDRESLRDRMEYASLSTNVVACEWSAACGTLSLLRRFNVATADSKKKSKLKLAFRNHSSKTSGTGPTTDSEERSQDPTAGADTPFIKQLSTSSCPELVATDSEAKGSLMPHLLTGNISGKIHLRPRDRSFSAELPQRTSTDDPDNTIKLGRPVQVAVFETMTTSPNPSPPMLAGHNTQASPRCLESSSKVESLSPIKPTLSLLEKGMQNCNSQLNGGQIAIVDLPHHDATPHRSFEASTEMHLSMHLNATMNIEVKKVNASSPTRQTKSSNVTTCSLPKAPTSPNPESFRVFRKTSPSLSKQSAASTNDIELELEQYKQSVLPPPPPPPKRQVSPHNMETIESAITLTRVQSLPLALDRRKMPPNRGDLPPPCPGKRRILVAPSQTGRSLRRKEPRQVRLDARTTSIIVESDEEDDSSDEEVDDSSEDEEGRPATQNVTRRRAVEIQ, from the coding sequence ATGGCGGCCCCTGCAAACGCGAACGAAACGTTGTCTATTCCCGAGATGCCGCTTTCCCCCCACAAAATTAGGGACACTACCATCGAACACtctgaaaaggaaaaaatgtTCTCCCTGTCGGTACTTCGTCAATCCGCGAACTTGCCTACTCGCCCTGATTGTTCCTCGACTGATTCGATGTCGCGACGCAAAAAGCTCGTGTTCGAAAGTCCCCGGTTAGAACAAGATGATGGTGATATTTTTCCATCTTCCCAGGGAACCGCAACGCAATGGCACAACGCCGATGAACGCTATCGCTATATTTCACAACAGGCTGGTACGCAGATACAAAACGATGTCTGGCAAGTACCACCGCGGTTGCTGCAGCACTCCGACCCGCAAGTCCTACAACGTGGCATGCCACAGCACGTGGCCTCCCGGATACGGACCTTGTACCTTTGTGCACCGAACTCTGCCATCCCCAACGACTCGCTGTTAACGTGGCTGGATACGGTGCAAACTGTCTTCGTGAATTTGGACCACTTACACGTTGGACAGGCGACAGATGCCGCGATCAAGGAGGACAGCGGGATGCTGAATGTGGATGCGACTAATCTGGACAATGAAGAACGTATGAGACGGAGCACACTGACGACGAAGCAACGCTCCCAACTTCGTCGACTATACATCCTATGTCACATGCCTTGCTTAAAGTCTATTGATGGCGTCAGTGTTACGTTTACGGAACGAGTTCTGAGTAGACCGGCTGGTGCACCGAGGTCCGAGTTGTCGATAAAATCACTGGAAACCTCGAATGAGCTCAATTTGAATATGAGCTTGTTCGATGGTCAGGACGAACTCGACGAGGAACAGGACACACCTTTCCTCAAGGAGCAAGGAATCGAAGCCAGTCTAAGTGGTGTTAAATCGCAAGTTGGCTGCTCTCCAACAAGTTTGGGTTTGAATTTTAAGAAAAACGTCTTGGACAACCTCGACCGCGAATCGCTCCGGGACCGTATGGAGTACGCGTCCTTATCCACAAACGTTGTAGCTTGTGAATGGAGTGCAGCCTGTGGAACACTTTCACTACTGCGACGTTTCAATGTGGCAACAGCCGATTCAAAGAAAAAGTCTAAACTGAAATTGGCCTTTCGGAATCATTCCAGCAAAACGTCTGGAACTGGCCCGACTACTGATTCTGAGGAGCGATCACAGGATCCGACGGCAGGTGCAGACACCCCTTTCATCAAACAATTGTCGACAAGTTCCTGTCCAGAGCTCGTTGCGACGGATAGCGAAGCCAAAGGTTCATTAATGCCGCACCTCTTAACCGGAAATATCTCTGGAAAAATCCACTTGCGACCGCGAGATCGATCGTTCTCTGCCGAGCTTCCTCAACGGACATCTACCGATGACCCAGACAATACAATAAAGTTGGGCAGGCCAGTGCAAGTAGCTGTTTTCGAGACAATGACGACGTCTCCAAATCCGAGTCCCCCGATGTTAGCTGGTCACAATACCCAGGCTTCGCCACGGTGTCTTGAATCGTCCTCTAAAGTGGAAAGTCTCTCGCCAATTAAGCCTACTTTGTCACTTCTAGAGAAAGGCATGCAAAATTGCAATTCACAACTAAATGGTGGGCAGATTGCAATAGTCGATTTGCCTCATCACGATGCTACGCCGCATCGCTCATTCGAGGCTTCGACGGAAATGCATCTTTCGATGCATTTGAATGCAACCATGAATATTGAGGTGAAGAAAGTAAACGCTTCTTCACCCACTCGTCAAACCAAATCTTCAAATGTCACGACTTGTAGTCTCCCCAAGGCGCCGACTTCTCCGAATCCGGAATCATTCCGGGTCTTTCGAAAAACTAGTCCGTCGCTATCCAAACAGTCAGCGGCCTCTACCAATGACATCGAGCTCGAACTAGAGCAGTACAAGCAAAGTGTTCTCCcacctcctcctccaccaccaaAACGACAGGTATCACCGCACAATATGGAGACAATCGAGTCTGCAATTACGTTGACCAGAGTTCAGTCCTTGCCGCTTGCTCTGGATCGACGTAAAATGCCTCCAAACCGCGGCGACTTGCCACCACCTTGTCCCGGAAAACGTCGAATCTTGGTTGCTCCTTCGCAAACAGGCCGATCCCTCCGGCGGAAAGAACCGCGTCAGGTTAGGTTGGACGCACGGACCACATCTATTATTGTCGAAagtgatgaagaagacgactcTTCCGACGAAGAGGTGGACGATTCCTCTGAGGACGAGGAAGGAAGACCTGCTACGCAAAATGTGACTCGAAGGCGAGCGGTAGAAATTCAATGA
- a CDS encoding predicted protein: protein MVVAQRLQKHSHAVWTDFSSSQPQAIAIVLGHLGVSDHTLHRYAKWYVNRSSSVVAASSPPHIFARNGSLRDTTEQILAQTVRALHQAESNSQAPRNLPPIVVHLFSNGGAFLLQDFEKLLLEKSNSDSERATRKRVRQQLALGYQIFDSCPCYLRVWGDNMYWKDSFPHPQLSRWVRMIYARMSMAFLSTWFRITTSFPIRTLPAAFWSAMKTSRACPYAIYVYSTRDLLSDASAVDRLIQYRRQQSGGKILCDVHRYDDSNHCRIDKDHPKEYGQMIDKALEAAVQRATCSQLDHG from the coding sequence ATGGTCGTCGCTCAGCGTTTGCAAAAGCATTCGCACGCCGTGtggacggatttttcctCATCCCAGCCGCAAGCGATTGCTATTGTCTTGGGCCACTTGGGCGTTTCTGATCACACCTTGCACCGATACGCTAAGTGGTATGTCAACCGGAGTTCCTCCGTTGTTGCCGCTTCCTCGCCACCGCACATTTTTGCGCGGAACGGCAGTTTGCGAGACACAACGGAACAAATTCTGGCACAGACTGTAAGGGCGCTACATCAAGCCGAGTCAAATTCTCAAGCGCCAAGGAATCTACCGCCAATTGTTGTGCACTTGTTCAGCAATGGTGGCGCTTTTTTGTTGCAAGACTTCGAGAAGCTcttgttggaaaagtccAACAGCGACTCCGAACGGGCCACCCGGAAACGAGTTCGCCAACAACTAGCgctgggatatcaaatattCGATTCTTGTCCCTGTTATCTGCGAGTATGGGGCGATAATATGTACTGGAAGGATTCCTTTCCTCACCCACAGCTGTCGCGGTGGGTACGAATGATCTACGCTCGAATGTCCATGGCATTTTTGAGCACCTGGTTTCGGATCACGACGAGTTTTCCTATCCGAACCCTCCCTGCGGCTTTTTGGAGCGCCATGAAGACTAGCCGAGCCTGTCCCTATGCAATTTACGTATACTCGACACGTGATTTGTTGTCTGACGCAAGTGCTGTCGATCGACTGATTCAGTATCGGCGACAACAAAGTGGAGGAAAGATTCTTTGTGACGTACATCGCTACGATGATTCCAATCATTGCCGCATCGACAAGGATCACCCTAAAGAATATGGACAAATGATTGATAAAGCGTTGGAAGCAGCGGTTCAACGAGCCACCTGTAGTCAACTTGATCACGGATAA
- a CDS encoding predicted protein has translation MDTGEHGRAPSSASSCHNDRQTISSLIQYAQTNYEHNPTEALSALMQALALNSGPASANDAMNRLRDELGDDIVSHVGSRQARMQRALQIVQELVTDESSLLYQLGKQDILRQAMEDASSVVCTRCQAVVSNARWQQHQRLWCSAIISTGISSDEDTDMSTV, from the coding sequence ATGGACACGGGGGAGCACGGTCGTGCGCCCTCCTCCGCTTCGTCCTGCCACAACGACCGGCAAACAATTTCCTCCCTTATTCAGTACGCCCAGACGAACTACGAGCACAATCCGACGGAAGCTCTTTCGGCACTCATGCAGGCATTGGCATTAAACTCGGGACCAGCCAGTGCCAATGATGCCATGAATCGGCTACGCGACGAACTTGGTGATGATATTGTGTCACACGTCGGATCACGACAGGCGCGAATGCAACGAGCCTTACAAATTGTACAGGAATTGGTGACGGACGAATCTTCCTTGCTTTACCAACTTGGTAAGCAAGATATTTTGAGACAAGCCATGGAAGACGCATCATCTGTCGTGTGCACACGGTGCCAGGCGGTAGTGTCGAACGCCCGGTGGCAGCAGCATCAACGCTTGTGGTGTTCTGCCATTATTTCCACCGGAATCTCCTCCGACGAAGACACCGACATGAGTACAGTCTAG